The following proteins are encoded in a genomic region of Flammeovirga pectinis:
- a CDS encoding NAD(P)/FAD-dependent oxidoreductase yields MKKVSQYVVSPNVAFDEDNFRSFIVKKEHLEDAENVTVRMTRRSIDARKKKIKVNVEAEIFVDEKPTLSISYNKDYPNVANAKRVVIVGAGPGGLFAALRLIELGIKPIVIERGNDVQKRRRDLANINKNNIVNEDSNYCFGEGGAGTYSDGKLYTRSKKRGDFRRICEIFVAHSASEEILVDAHPHIGTNKLPKVIAEMRESILNAGGEVHFETRVEDLIIESNEIKGVITQKGDQIEGEAVLLATGHSARDIFRLLDKKKVLIERKPFALGVRVEHPQGLIDNIQYHMSSRDRGEYLPAAAYSLVSQVDYQGDKKGVFSFCMCPGGFIVPSATAPGEVVVNGMSPSRRDSHFSNSGIVVSVDDEDFKDYIEKYGALAGMEFQAEVEKQACKVAGGTQVAPAQRLVDFTQNKVSSKLNETSYQPGLLSVDMRDVLPEAIAHRLRFGFKDFGKKMKGYLSNEAQIVGVESRTSSPVRIPRDKETCEHLELKRLFPCGEGAGYAGGIASAAMDGELCANRIASLYCGVSDTTIK; encoded by the coding sequence ATGAAGAAAGTTTCACAATACGTCGTCTCTCCAAATGTAGCTTTTGATGAAGATAACTTTAGATCTTTTATAGTAAAAAAAGAACATCTAGAAGATGCAGAGAATGTTACTGTGAGAATGACAAGACGTTCTATTGATGCTCGGAAAAAGAAAATCAAAGTAAACGTAGAAGCTGAAATATTTGTTGATGAGAAGCCAACTTTATCTATAAGTTATAATAAAGACTATCCAAATGTAGCAAATGCGAAAAGAGTAGTTATTGTAGGAGCTGGTCCTGGAGGTTTGTTTGCAGCACTTCGATTAATAGAATTAGGTATAAAACCGATTGTTATTGAAAGAGGAAATGATGTACAAAAACGAAGAAGAGACCTTGCTAATATTAATAAGAATAATATAGTTAACGAAGATTCTAACTATTGCTTTGGAGAAGGTGGAGCAGGTACCTATTCTGATGGGAAATTGTATACGCGTTCAAAGAAAAGAGGTGATTTTAGAAGAATTTGTGAGATTTTTGTAGCTCATTCAGCTTCAGAAGAAATATTAGTTGACGCTCACCCACATATAGGTACTAATAAGTTACCTAAAGTAATTGCGGAAATGCGTGAAAGTATTTTGAATGCAGGTGGTGAGGTGCATTTTGAGACAAGAGTAGAAGACCTTATTATAGAGAGTAATGAAATAAAAGGAGTAATTACTCAAAAAGGTGATCAGATAGAAGGTGAAGCGGTTTTATTAGCAACGGGTCATTCAGCTAGAGATATTTTCAGATTACTAGATAAAAAGAAAGTACTTATAGAGAGGAAACCATTCGCTTTAGGAGTTCGTGTAGAGCATCCTCAAGGTTTAATTGATAATATTCAATATCATATGAGCTCTAGAGATAGAGGAGAGTACTTACCTGCTGCAGCTTATTCTTTAGTCTCTCAAGTGGATTATCAAGGTGATAAAAAAGGAGTATTCTCTTTTTGTATGTGCCCTGGTGGTTTTATTGTACCTTCTGCAACTGCTCCTGGAGAGGTAGTAGTAAATGGTATGTCACCTTCAAGAAGAGATTCTCATTTTTCAAACTCAGGTATTGTAGTAAGTGTAGATGATGAAGATTTTAAAGATTACATAGAAAAGTATGGTGCACTTGCTGGAATGGAATTTCAGGCAGAAGTAGAAAAGCAAGCTTGTAAAGTAGCTGGAGGAACTCAAGTGGCACCAGCTCAGAGATTAGTTGATTTTACTCAGAATAAAGTGTCTTCTAAATTAAACGAAACATCTTATCAACCTGGATTGTTATCAGTAGATATGCGAGATGTTTTGCCTGAAGCAATAGCACATAGATTACGTTTTGGGTTTAAAGATTTTGGTAAAAAGATGAAAGGATACTTATCTAACGAAGCTCAAATTGTAGGAGTAGAAAGTAGAACTTCATCTCCTGTTAGAATACCAAGAGATAAAGAAACATGTGAGCATTTGGAATTGAAACGTTTATTTCCATGTGGTGAAGGTGCAGGTTATGCAGGCGGAATAGCATCTGCAGCAATGGATGGAGAATTATGTGCAAACAGAATCGCCTCATTATATTGTGGGGTTTCAGATACAACAATAAAATAA
- a CDS encoding glycosyltransferase, which produces MTKSYTKKIKILRIIARLNVGGPAIHTILLSEKINNDKYSTKLVAGPVPSNEGDMSYLADEKDVTVSYLNNLQRELSPKDDLKALSELLSIIKKFQPDIIHTHTAKAGFIGRGAAILYNSFRKNKVKTIHTFHGHVFHGYFSPLKTKLFLNIERALAKHTDTIITITNRQQEEILALGIGKKEQHRMIPLGLDLERFYINKNTSFLHTTYSIPSEKKLIGIVARFTQIKNLKMFIRVANIMYQKDKNLHFFMIGDGEDRDMLEAYTNETMASSYITFTGFLKNLPDIYSSLDLVLLTSNNEGSPVSIIEAMTSGTSVVSTSVGGVPDLFTKYGNKFLVNPDDDVAMANAASEILLPHNNQLFIEEHQGATYSKYNFNRLVDDLMNTYKELTHESIYVTA; this is translated from the coding sequence ATGACGAAATCATATACTAAAAAAATTAAGATACTCCGTATTATTGCTCGCCTTAATGTTGGAGGGCCAGCGATTCATACTATCCTATTATCAGAAAAAATAAATAACGATAAATATTCTACTAAGCTAGTGGCCGGACCGGTACCTAGTAATGAAGGAGACATGAGTTATTTAGCTGATGAAAAAGATGTAACGGTTTCTTATTTAAATAATTTGCAAAGAGAGTTATCTCCTAAAGATGATCTTAAAGCACTTTCTGAGTTGCTTTCTATCATTAAAAAGTTCCAACCAGATATCATTCATACTCATACTGCAAAAGCAGGGTTTATTGGGAGAGGTGCGGCTATTTTATATAATTCTTTCAGAAAAAATAAAGTAAAAACAATCCACACTTTTCATGGCCATGTTTTCCATGGTTATTTCTCTCCACTAAAAACAAAGTTATTTTTAAATATCGAAAGAGCTTTAGCTAAACATACAGATACAATAATAACCATCACAAATAGGCAACAAGAAGAAATTTTAGCATTGGGTATTGGAAAAAAAGAACAACACCGAATGATTCCGCTTGGCTTAGACCTTGAACGATTTTATATAAATAAGAATACATCTTTCTTACATACAACATATTCTATACCTTCTGAAAAGAAATTAATTGGAATTGTAGCAAGATTTACACAGATAAAGAACTTAAAAATGTTTATCCGCGTTGCAAACATTATGTATCAGAAAGATAAGAACTTACACTTTTTTATGATCGGCGATGGTGAAGATAGAGATATGCTTGAAGCTTACACAAATGAGACAATGGCTAGTTCATATATCACATTTACAGGCTTTTTAAAGAATTTACCAGACATTTATTCAAGTTTGGATTTAGTTTTGCTTACTTCTAACAACGAAGGCTCTCCTGTTTCTATTATTGAAGCTATGACGAGTGGTACTTCTGTTGTTTCTACATCTGTTGGAGGTGTTCCAGACCTATTTACCAAATATGGAAATAAATTTTTAGTTAATCCAGATGATGATGTTGCTATGGCTAATGCAGCATCTGAAATTTTATTACCTCATAATAATCAGCTATTTATTGAAGAACATCAAGGTGCGACCTATTCTAAATACAATTTTAATAGGCTTGTTGATGATCTCATGAATACTTATAAAGAATTAACACATGAATCTATCTACGTTACTGCTTAG
- a CDS encoding MraY family glycosyltransferase: MNLSTLLLSLVLGAITSFIITRVLITQAVKYNIVDKPRADRFHSKTTALMGGIGIMVSFIIVSTFLEILPLWWSIPSTLGICISMYLLFNNQIKKSYVASCITVIAGIGGIFLMFPENPFDQKMIWLFSGAEIIFFTGTYDDKSKAMEPKIKLFFQLLAASIAIFIVGSASFFPPVLSQLFTFFWIVGVINALNLIDNMNGLSPGTAALVSLAFGILSIVYFGNHEVAIISLGLAAVLFGFLPNNFPNAKIFMGDSGSMFLGYMLAMIGVLQSWQVETINISVLTPILLLAYPIFDVTFVTINRIRSGRPIYLGGKDHSSHLLVKYGFSPKYAVLAIYGLSFLTAFITYYINTLDLGYAATACTIILSTFLLLGFVLTKLHDKEYMPKGKNNVVIDEKTIPITSNINKEYKKVQ; the protein is encoded by the coding sequence ATGAATCTATCTACGTTACTGCTTAGTTTAGTTTTAGGAGCAATTACCTCCTTTATTATTACAAGAGTACTTATTACTCAAGCAGTTAAATATAATATTGTTGATAAACCTCGTGCAGACCGTTTTCATTCAAAAACAACTGCATTAATGGGTGGTATCGGTATTATGGTATCTTTTATTATAGTTTCTACATTTTTAGAAATTCTACCTTTATGGTGGAGTATTCCTTCTACCTTAGGAATATGTATCTCAATGTATTTGCTATTTAATAATCAGATAAAAAAGTCTTATGTAGCAAGTTGCATTACAGTAATTGCAGGCATTGGTGGTATTTTTCTTATGTTTCCAGAAAATCCTTTTGATCAGAAAATGATTTGGTTATTCTCTGGAGCCGAAATTATCTTCTTTACCGGTACTTATGATGACAAATCAAAAGCAATGGAGCCGAAGATTAAACTTTTCTTCCAGCTACTTGCAGCTTCAATAGCAATTTTTATTGTAGGGTCTGCGTCATTCTTCCCTCCTGTATTAAGTCAACTATTTACTTTCTTTTGGATTGTGGGCGTTATCAATGCACTCAATTTAATTGATAACATGAATGGACTTTCTCCAGGAACTGCCGCTTTAGTTTCTCTTGCTTTTGGTATTTTATCAATTGTTTATTTTGGAAATCATGAAGTAGCAATTATTAGCTTAGGCTTAGCTGCTGTTTTATTTGGCTTCCTTCCAAATAACTTCCCAAATGCAAAAATATTTATGGGAGACTCTGGAAGTATGTTCCTAGGGTATATGTTAGCGATGATAGGTGTATTACAATCTTGGCAAGTTGAAACTATCAATATTAGCGTTTTAACACCTATTCTATTACTCGCTTATCCTATTTTTGATGTTACTTTTGTGACAATCAATAGAATTCGCTCTGGTAGACCTATTTACCTTGGCGGTAAAGATCACTCATCTCATTTGTTAGTAAAATATGGTTTTTCTCCTAAATATGCTGTTTTAGCAATTTATGGCTTATCATTCCTTACAGCATTTATAACTTATTATATTAATACTTTAGATTTAGGCTATGCAGCTACTGCATGTACTATAATTTTATCTACATTCTTATTGTTAGGCTTTGTGCTTACCAAATTACACGATAAAGAATATATGCCTAAAGGAAAAAACAATGTAGTTATAGATGAGAAAACAATTCCAATTACTTCTAACATTAATAAGGAATACAAAAAAGTACAATAA
- a CDS encoding trigger factor yields MEFKLDKQENSYGLLSVILTEADYMPAYKSKLKQQAENANMKGFRKGKVPMSMVQKMYGKQLKMDTFNETVGKAVDTYLKDNDIKPLFQPIYKGDFITPEQVGGDQTVQFELLLPEFDLNLEGVNADTFNLTVTDADVENTITKLKESYPTKKDADEAAKGDLITATFKAVEGDFEKEGAAFDLDEKLAEGVADQFVGKKVGDVVTLDITTMYEDNNRLSLFLGTEDADKFVGQFSVEITKITRSHEPEMNKEFFDMVIGPDKVSTEEEFKTELKKTISEVNAQAIDGVTNDNVRNGVVEGTSIALPAELLKKVYMQNNPKATEEEATESLGKFEEAVKWRAISDKVFADNDIKVEKEEVEAAALVAIKAQFGNFMGDEDERMGEFVQNYLQAENGKYFEQTYEQVYNEKVFNAMKEKVALNAQEVDLGQFEEILTKRNEQAAN; encoded by the coding sequence TTGGAATTCAAATTAGATAAACAAGAGAACTCATACGGGTTACTTTCAGTAATTCTTACTGAAGCGGATTACATGCCAGCATATAAGTCAAAATTGAAGCAACAAGCTGAAAATGCTAATATGAAAGGTTTCCGTAAGGGTAAAGTGCCAATGTCAATGGTACAAAAAATGTACGGTAAGCAATTAAAAATGGATACTTTCAACGAAACTGTTGGAAAAGCTGTTGATACTTACTTAAAAGACAACGACATTAAGCCTTTATTCCAACCAATCTACAAAGGTGATTTTATTACACCTGAGCAAGTTGGTGGTGATCAAACTGTTCAATTTGAATTATTACTTCCTGAGTTTGATTTAAACTTAGAAGGTGTTAATGCTGATACTTTCAACTTAACAGTAACAGATGCTGACGTTGAAAATACAATCACTAAATTAAAAGAATCTTATCCTACTAAAAAGGATGCTGACGAAGCTGCAAAAGGTGATTTAATCACTGCAACTTTTAAAGCTGTAGAGGGTGACTTCGAAAAAGAAGGAGCTGCTTTTGATTTAGATGAAAAATTAGCTGAAGGAGTTGCTGATCAATTCGTAGGTAAAAAAGTAGGCGATGTTGTTACTTTAGACATTACTACAATGTACGAAGACAACAACCGTTTAAGTTTATTCTTAGGTACTGAAGATGCTGACAAATTTGTTGGTCAATTCTCAGTAGAAATTACTAAGATTACTCGTTCTCACGAGCCAGAAATGAACAAAGAATTCTTTGATATGGTAATCGGACCAGATAAAGTATCAACAGAAGAGGAGTTCAAAACTGAATTGAAAAAGACAATTTCTGAAGTAAACGCTCAAGCTATCGATGGTGTTACTAACGATAACGTTCGTAACGGAGTAGTAGAAGGAACTTCAATTGCTCTTCCTGCTGAGTTATTGAAGAAAGTTTACATGCAAAACAATCCTAAAGCAACAGAAGAAGAAGCTACTGAAAGCTTAGGTAAGTTTGAAGAAGCTGTAAAATGGAGAGCAATTTCTGATAAAGTATTTGCTGATAATGATATCAAAGTTGAGAAAGAAGAAGTTGAAGCTGCTGCTTTAGTGGCTATCAAAGCTCAGTTTGGTAACTTTATGGGTGATGAGGATGAGCGCATGGGTGAATTTGTTCAAAACTACTTACAAGCTGAAAACGGTAAGTATTTCGAACAAACTTATGAGCAAGTTTATAACGAGAAAGTATTTAACGCAATGAAAGAAAAAGTTGCTTTAAATGCTCAAGAAGTTGATTTAGGTCAATTCGAAGAGATCTTAACTAAAAGAAACGAGCAAGCTGCTAACTAA